In Roseibium algicola, the DNA window GGCAGCCTTTGCCGCCGGCGATCTGCCGGATGTCATCTATCACACACTGCAATACGCGCTGCCCTGGGCGGAAGCAGGCATCCTGGATACGGAAGCTGCGACCGAAGTGTTTGAAAAACTGGGTGCCGGCACATTCGCGCCGGGTGCGGTTGCCATGGCTGCCGTTGAGGACGGCGTCGCCTCCGTGCCTGTGGACGGCTGGACCCAGATGGTGATCTACCGCAAGGACCTCTTTGAGGAAAACGGCCTTGCCGCTCCGGACAGCTATGAAGACATTCTGGCGGCCGTCGAAAAACTGCATAACCCGCCCGAGATGTTCGGTTTCGTCGCCGCAACCAAAGTTGACGAGAACTTCATGAGCCAGGTGCTGGAGCACGTGCTTCTGGCCAATGGTGTCAGCCCTGTCAGTGACGACGGTTTCAAGCCGCTGGACGAGAAGAAGACTGTCGAAGCGCTGGAGTTCTACAAGGCCATCGCCAAGGCATCGCCTCCCGGAGACCTCTTCTGGAAGCAGTCGCGCGAGCTTTATTTTGCCGGCAAAGCAGCCATGATCATCTGGTCACCGTTCATCCTGGATGAGCTTGCCGGCCTGCGGGACAGCGCTCCGCCGACCATCACCGACGATCCGACCTCCACGGAACTTGCTTCCAAGACCGGTGTAGTCACCACGCTGAGCGGCCCGTCCAATCCAGATGGGGCAGCCTGGGCCGACATCCGTTACTTCGGC includes these proteins:
- a CDS encoding ABC transporter substrate-binding protein — its product is MFGRTTFLASTIAGVLTLGLTAAQAETLRFWTTEEQPERLAKQEEMAAAFKEKTGIEVDVIPVTESDLGTRATAAFAAGDLPDVIYHTLQYALPWAEAGILDTEAATEVFEKLGAGTFAPGAVAMAAVEDGVASVPVDGWTQMVIYRKDLFEENGLAAPDSYEDILAAVEKLHNPPEMFGFVAATKVDENFMSQVLEHVLLANGVSPVSDDGFKPLDEKKTVEALEFYKAIAKASPPGDLFWKQSRELYFAGKAAMIIWSPFILDELAGLRDSAPPTITDDPTSTELASKTGVVTTLSGPSNPDGAAWADIRYFGITNDADTEAAMQFVEFSMDDGYLSTLSIAPEGKFPIRRGSADNATEFVDGWAKLPVGVDRKAPLTDLYDADTIKTIVSGLDTASRWGVKEGQLSLASKMINSQVMNRLVREYIDDERDAAATVAKLNEELAKIQ